The nucleotide sequence AGAGCAAGGCCGGGAAAATGATTAAGATACCGAATGAAATCTGTATCTGTGCGGACTGTATGCAGAAAACCTTTGACAGCATGAATCATGGCGGATTTCCGCTGGGAGATATGAGCAGCTTTGGCAACATGCCCAATATCAGTATGATTAATCTGTCGGATTTGCAGAATATGGGTATGAACATGATGCCCAGGAGCCAGAAACTGAAAAAGAAGAAGAAAAAAGAAGAAAAGAAGGAAAAGCCGGTGCTGGATATCAAATCCATTCCGGCGCCTCACCGGATTAAGGCCAGTCTCGATGAATATGTGGTGGGACAGGAACATGCCAAGAAGGTCATGTCCGTGGCAGTTTACAATCATTATAAACGTGTGGGCTGCGACAATCTGGACGGTGTGGAGATTGAGAAATCCAATATGCTTATGGTGGGCCCCACGGGAAGCGGCAAGACCTATATGGTAAAAACCCTGGCGAAGCTGCTGGATGTGCCTCTTGCCATCGCCGACGCCACTTCCCTCACAGAGGCCGGGTATATCGGAGACGACATTGAAAGTGTTGTGTCCAAGCTGCTGGCTGCTGCGGATAATGATGTGGAGAAAGCGGAGCATGGAATTATTTTTATCGACGAGATAGACAAGATTGCCAAGAAAAAGAATACCCACCAGCGGGATGTGAGCGGAGAGAGCGTACAGCAGGGAATGCTCAAACTGCTGGAGGGGGCTGAGATTGAGGTGCCGGTGGGAGCCAACAGTAAGAATGCCATGGTGCCTCTGGCCACGGTAAATACCAAAAATATCCTGTTTATCTGCGGCGGTGCATTTCCGGATCTGGAGGATATTATTAAGGAACGCCTGAACAAACAGTCTGCCATGGGATTCCATGCGGATTTGAAGGACAAATATGATAAGGAAGAGAATCTTCTGCATCGGGTAGAAGTGGAGGATATCCGCAAATACGGGATGATACCGGAGTTTCTGGGACGTCTTCCGATTATTTTTGCGCTGGATGCTCTGACCGAAGATATGCTGGTGCGGATTCTGACAGAGCCGAAGAATGCCATTGTCAAACAGTATCAGAAGCTGCTGGCCATGGACGAGGTGAAGCTGGAATTTGAAGAAGAGGCTTTGCGCTCCATTGCCGGAAAAGCCAGAAAGAAAGATGTGGGCGCGCGGGCGCTCCGGGCCATTATCGAGGAATTTATGCTGGATATCATGTATGAGATTCCCAAGGATGACAACATCGGAGTGGTAACCATTACCAGAGATTATGTGGAAAATACAGGAGGTCCGGTGATCAGTATGCGGGGATGCCTGAATATTCCGGAAAAACGTCACATACATATGTAAAAAAAGAAAAGAGCAGCATATGGACTGTGAAGAAGCGGTATACTCAAATGATTACTACGATTTTATAATGGAATATGAGCTGCGGATGAGGGGAATGCCTGCCGGGGAATGCATACAGAGAATCACGGATGCCTACGATGCGGCCTATATTCCGAGGAATACAAATCCCCCGCTGAATATTCAGAATTATGATTATACCTCGATTCCAAAATGCTATACCCTTATGGACGAGAGCGCTCTGGAGGCCAGCGGAATTTTAAGAATTCAGAATCAGCCGACCCTGTCCTTAAAGGGACAGGGTGTTTTAATTGGATTTCTGGATACGGGCATTGATTATGAAAATCCCGTGTTCCGCAACAGCGACGGAAGTACCAGGATTGCGGCGGTCTGGGATCAGACAGACCGGAGCGGAACCAGGCCGGAAGGGTTCCTGTATGGCAGCGAATATCAGGATAATCAGATTAACGAGGCATTGCAGGCGGCAAATCCCAGAGAAGTGGTGCCCATGACGGACCCGGAAGGCCATGGGACTTTTCTGGCCAGTATCGCGGCGGGCAGCCCGGTGCCGGAGGAGGAATTTACCGGGGCGGCGCCTTATGCCAGAATTGTGATGGTAAAGTTAAAGCCCGCCAAAGAATACCTGCGGGAATTCTATTTTATCCCGGAAGACGCACAGGCCTTTCAGGAAAATGATATTATGGCGGGAATCGCCTATCTGGACCAGCTTGCAGCGAAGCGCCATATGCCACTGGTTATCTGTTTTGGTCTGGGAACCAATATGGGAAGCCATACGGGGGCAAGTCCCCTGTCCTCCGTTTTGAATCACGTTTCACTGCGCAATGGCCGGATGGCTGTAACTGCCACGGGAAATGAAGGAAATGAGCGTCACCACTATCTGGGAGAGATGGAGAACGGGCAGATGTACCAGAATGTGGAAATCAGCGTGGGAGAAGGCGTGGACGGCTTTGTGGCGGAGCTGTGGGCGCGGGCTCCCCAGCGGTTTGTTGTGGAGATTATTTCTCCTACCGGAGAACGGATGCCCAGCGAGTATATTCTGTCCGGCGGCAGGGAGTATGATTTTCTGTTTGAGAATACCAGTGTGACGGTAGATTACAGGATTACCGGAATTCTGGACGGAGCCCAGATTATTTATATGCGTTTTGCACATCCTTCCCAGGGGCTGTGGAATATACGGGTACTGCCGGAGGTGGAGATGGCCAGCATATTTCATATGTGGCTGCCCATGCGGGAACTTCTGTCAGGGGATGTATTTTTTGTCCGTTCCAATCCGGATACGACTCTGACGGTTTCGGCCACAACCATTGTGCCCATCAGCGTGGGGGCTTACGACGCCAGAGATAACAGTATTTACCTGAAGTCCGGCCGGGGATTTACTTCGAATGGATGGGTGAAACCGGATTTTGTGGCTCCGGGTGTGGGAGTCCTTGGAGCGGGGCTGCGCAATCAGTTTGTCACCAGGGACGGAACCAGTGTGGCGGCTGCCATTACGTCGGGAGCTGTGGCGTTAATGCTGGAATGGGGGATTGTGCGCGGAAATTATAGTACAATTACCAGTCTGGAAATGAAAAATGTGCTGATTCGGGGAGCTACCAGAGACAGCAAACGTACTTATCCGGACCAGGCATTTGGCTGGGGATTGCTGAATCTCTATCAGGCGTTTGAGGATTTTCGTATTCGTTAAAGAAGAACAGAGATGTGTCATAATTAAAAGCCGGGTGCTGTAAAGAGGGTTTTGCAGCACCCGGTTTTTTATTCTATAGGAAAGGCCTTGTCACGCTAATGCGTGAAAGTGCCTTCCTATAGAATAAAAACTAAGATGCGCAGCTCGCGGAGAGGAAATCTATTGCCAGACAATCCGCTCGCGCGCGAAGAATGCACAAGCGCATTCTTTTTTATCTTACAGGAAATATCCATGTTGCTATGAAGTGTTAAAACATATGGTTTCCTGTCAGTCCACTTCCACCTTGTCAGATTCCTGGAAAGGCGCCAGAGTGGAAATCATTTTTACCGTTTTGTCGTAACGGTTGATGACATAATGCACTTCTTTCGGCTCAATATGCATCATCTGGCCCTGACTCAGAGTATGGGTGGCGCCATCCACTTCGATATCAATTTTGCCCTCCAGAATATAGAAATTTTCTTCCATAATGTTATGGTAATGGGCTTTGAAATCCTGGCCGGGCTGGAACTGTACCACTGCAAAGTTGGAACGGGGGCCTTTCATCAGATATTTCGGGCCGCTGTCTCCGAAACGGTATTCTCTGTCTTTTTCATCAATAATAAACATATTTTTTCCTCCTTATGATATATATATGCTGCGGTGCTTTCCGGTTTCAGACGCCGGGGGCGGACCACATGTTTCTGGTAAGGTTCTGATCTGCAAGGTCAAGCTGCGCCTGATAAACCTTACGCCAGTCTTTGTAAAGCTCTGCGTAAACTCCGGCATTTTCCGGATCAGGCTGATAAGTCTTTTCGATTTTAACCACTTTATGTACGGTTTCCTCAATATCTGTGTAGATACCAACGCCTTTTCCTGCAAGGATGGCAGCGCCCAGTGCTGTTGCCTCTTTTACTTTGGGCACATGTACCGGGATATTCAGTACGTCGGAGACAATCTGACACCAGAGAGGACTTTTGGAAGCTCCGGAAGCAAAGATAATCTCTTTGGGATATTCCCCTGTCACAGAAGCTACAAGTTCCACGTTTCCTCTGGTCACCAGCGCCGAGTTCTCCATAATGGCCCGGTAGAATGTATAACGGTTGAATTTATCCGGATCCAGTGCAAAATTGGTGAAAGTGGGGGCCGCATGTTTCCAGGAAATATAGTTCATCACGTCTGAGAAAGCGCAGAACATGCCGTAACAGCCCGCAGGAATCTTTGCCGCTTCCTCATTCATCAAATCGTAGGTATCTCTGCCTGTTTCTTCTGCCAGCTTTTTCTCCGGCTGGCAGAAGGAATCCCGGTACCAGCGCATAATCAGGCCGGGATAGAAGGCCAGCGCTTCATACTGCCAGAGATTGGGAAGGGCATGACAGTTGACGCGTACCCGGCACTTTTCGTCTGTTTTGGCCACGGAAGTGTTGTATTCAAACTGCCAGAAACTGCCTCCGAATACAGCGCCCTGGCCCGGAGCTACCAGTCCCACGCCGATACATCCAAGCTGTGCGTCGCCGCCGCCTGCCACTACCGGAGTGCCCGGTGCAAGTCCGGTCAGTGCAGCGGCCTCTTCGCTGACAGAACCCACTACGGTACCGCTTTCGTATACCTGCGGGAAAATGTCTGTTTTCAGTCCGCATTTTTCCATAATAGATGTGTCCCAGTCTCTGGTTGCCAGGTCAAAAATGCCTGTGGTGGAGCCATTGCTGGGTTCAATGGACATAACGCCCGTAAGTTTCAGAATCAGCCAGTCATTGAACATACCCACATAAGCAGTTTTTTCATAGATTTCAGGCATTTTGTTTTTGACCCAGAGAATGCGGGGCAGAGCGCCCAGTGCATAAGTCTGGCCGGATACCCGGTAGATTTCCTTTTCCAGCTCCGGTGATTTCTGAATCAGTTCCACCACTTCGTCGTCGGAGCGGGCGTCCACGTTGGCGCAGGCCCAGAGCTCATTGTAATCTTTGTCGTAGAGCAGAATACCCTCCCGCATACAAGTGGTGGAAATTGCGGCGATTTCTCCGGGGTCTGCTCCGGTTTCTGCCAGAACATTCTGAATACAGCCTCTTGCCAGTTCCCAGTTATGTACCCAGTCAAAGTCCATGGAGCCGGGGAAACGGGGGTCTTCCCTGTGTTCCCATTCCTGCTGGGAAACACCCAGCTGATTTCCGTCCAAATCAAAAAGTACGGCACGGACGCTGCCGGTTCCGGCATCTAATGCCATTAAATATTTTCCCATGGTAATACCTCCTGTAAATTTAATTCTCCCCAGGCAGTATGTTGAGGTTCATGATTCTGCCGCCTGGCGGGGTGTTGTTTCTCATTTCCTCAATGGTTCTGCCGGGGCGTCTGTCCCTGACACAGCAGTGCCGCAGTGCTTTCATCCGTAATCAGAATATCCAGATAGCCGCCCTTTAAGGCTGCGGTGATGGCTGCCACTTTATGTTTTCCGGCAGATACGCCGATGACATTCTCCAGCCGGTTCAGAGTGCTCAGAGGTACGCTTACCAGCCGGGAGTCAATATCTGTGTCCACCAGGCAGCCGTTTTTGTCAATGAAATGGCAGATCAGATCTCCCACAGCTCCCTTCATATCCAGAAGGAGAAAATCATTGTGGCTTAATATGGAAGATTTTAATATGGTTGCCCTCTGGTCCATGGCGCCGATTCCCACGATAGTCATGCTGGCCAGGTTTATCATATTGGTAACTTCCTTTACGGAACTTTCCTCCCGCATGGCCTGCGCCATTTCTCTGGAAGACATAATCAGAGGGGCCGGAATCAGGTACAGCTTCGCATTGAAAATATTGGTCTCGGAATTGGGCAGGTAATATCCAACGCCTCCGGTCAGGGAAACAAAGGAAGCAGACATTTCCAGATTCCGCGCCAGATATTCAATGGTTCTGGAAGATGTGTCCCCGTATCCGAAATTGATGTAACAGTTATCAGACACATGGTTGGCAATATAAATAGAAGCTGCCTTTGCGATGGTGTCGTTGACTGCGGAATCATCCGGGTTGGTGGGCACGATATAACAGTCCTTCAGATGGTATGTTTCCATCAGTCTGGTTTCCAGTTCATGGCGCCGGTCCAGGGCGGAGGAAATCCGGAACTGGACAATTCCGGTCTGGCGCGCTTTCTCCAGCAGACGGATGACCCGCATTCGGGAAATACCCATCTGGTCGGCAATGGCCTGCTGGGTCATATTTTCCATATAGTAATACCAAGCTGTCTTCATCATTAAATTTTCTTCAAAATCTGTGATAGCATCGTACATAATCATCTGTTTCCTTTATTAAAATAGTATATGGGCCTGAAAAGTATCAGGCATAACAAATGTTTAAGTATAAATCAAATGTATCATGAAAACAGTATAACAACAGGAACGGGAAAAGTCAACGTGTATATGAAAAATAATCGTATATAATTTACGGTTTATGGGATTTGTGATAGAAGAAAAGAAAAAACCAGGAAAATCTATTGGAAAAAATACACAATAATTTCGGAATAAAAAGAAGAAAATTGGGGAAAAGGTGTTTTAGGTATTGACAAATAATGAAATTGCACTTATGATTATTCTATAAAACATTATAAAACAAAATATTACAGAGCAAACATATGTTGATTTTGAATGGGGGAAAGGAAATGCAAAACGCTGAAACATCAGGAGAAAAGAACGTACTGCTGTCCATCCAGAATATACATAAATCTTTTGGCCTGAATCAGGTGCTGAAAGGTATCAATATGAAGCTGCGGGAAGGGGAAGTCCTTTCTTTAATAGGAGGAAACGGTGCAGGCAAGAGTACCCTGATGAAGATTATTATGGGTATTTATCAGCCCGATGAAGGCTGTATTTATATGAAAGGCAGTCAGGTACACCTTACGAAACCTTCCGTTGCCCTTGCCAATGGAATCTACATGGTACCGCAGGAACCCATGCTGTTTCCGAATATGACAGTGGAGCAGAATATCATTATCGGATTTGAGGAGAAGCCGGCGGAACTCAGGAAAAGGCTGATTGCACAGATGGAAGAAGTAGGCTGGAAGATGGATTTGAACCGCAAGGCCAGCAGCCTGTCCATCGCGGAACAGCAGCTTGTGGAAATTCTGCGGGGGCTGCTTCGGCAGGCCCGGATACTGATACTGGATGAGCCTACCAGCGCCCTTACCTTTGATGAAGCGGAAAGCCTGTTTAAATGCGTGAACGATCTGCGCTCCAGAGGAATCGGAATTATCTATATTACCCACAGGCTTGCGGAGGTATTTGAGATTTCCACCAGCGTTGCCATTATGCGCGACGGTATCATCACCCTCAGCGGCAAGGTAAGTGAATTTACAAAGGAGGCCCTGGTAAAGGGGCTGCTTCCTGCCGACAGCGAGAAAGAGAAGGAAGAAGCAGAAGAGACCGGTCATGAGATTGACTATAAGAACCAGAATCCTGTTCTGGAGCTCAGAGATTTCAGCGGCTATGGATTTAATAATATTTCCCTGAAGCTGTATCCCGGTGAAATACTGGGAGTGGCAGGCGTGGTAGGAGCGGGGCGTACCGAACTTGCCACAACCATATTCGGTATGGATGAAGTGCTGGGCGGAAAAGTAATCCTGGACGGAAAAGACATTACAGGCCTTTCCACCCGGAAGGTGCTGGAAGCCGGACTGAATTATGTGCCGGAGGACAGACATCTCCACGGGCTGTTTAAGATTGCGGATGTTGCCAGAAATACCACTTCCGCACTGTTATCGGAGAAGTCCATGGGAAGATTCCTGCTGAACCGGAAAAAAGAAAAAGAAGTGACTCAGAAATACATAGATGATTTCCGTATTAAGGTAACGGGGCAGACACAGCTTGCCGGAAGCCTTTCCGGCGGAAATCAGCAGAAAATTGTAATCGGGCGAAGCCTTTCTACCGGGCCTAAGGTAGTGATTCTGGATGAACCTACCCGCGGAATTGACGCCGGAGCCAGAGGAGATGTATATTCCATTATCCATCACCTGCGGAAACAGGGAGTATCGGTTCTTCTGATTTCTTCCGATATGGAAGAACTTGTGGAACTTTCCGACCGGGTGGTATCGGTGTTCCAGGGACGTATCAATGCAGAGTTCCGGAAGGCGGATATCAACCAGGATAATCTGATGGCAGCAGCTTTTGACGTTAAGACGGAGAAAGGAGTGGGAGCATGAAGTACATAAAAAAACTCACAAAGGCAAGAGAATTCAGCAGCCTGCTGTTCTTAATCGTACTGTTTGCCATTGTGGGCTGCATTAACATTAACTTTCTGGCGCCTTCCAGTATTGCGGCCTGTTTTAATGACAGCGTGGTGTTCACGCTGCTGGCAGTGGGTATGGCATTTGCCATTTTTATCGGCGAGATTGATGTTTCCGTGGGAGCGAATCTGGGCTTTACCGCGTCTGTGGTGGGTTCTCTGCTGCGGGACGGATATAACTGGATGTTCTGCTTTGCGGTGGGAATTTTAATCGGCGCGGCTATCGGCCTGATTAACGGTTTCGGGGTGGCGGTTCTGAAGATTCCGTCTCTGATTTTTACCCTTGGTACCAACGGTATACTGCGGGGACTGATTTATGTATATACCAATGGCGCCTGGGTGGAAAACCTGCCGGCTCCCTTTACCGCATTTGCGGCGAAACCTCTGCTGGCAAATCTGACGGTGTTTTATACGGTGACGATTCTGGCGGTGATTGTCATACATATACTGCTGACCAGAACGAAAAAAGGAAAATATTTTATTGCAGTGGGAGACAATGAAGGAGGAGCTCTTCTGGTTGGAATTCCCACCACACGGACGAAAATTACAGCTTATGTGCTCTGCGGTGTGTTTGCGGCTGTTGCAAGTATTTTATATGCTTCACGTATCGGATTTATTACAGCCATTGCAGGAAACGGTTATGAGATGAAGGCTATCGCAGCCTGTGTCATTGGAGGTATCAGTCTTTCCGGAGGTCTGGGAAGCGTCATCGGAGCTTCCATCGGCGCGGTTATTATGTCAAGTGTCAGCCGTATTCTGGTATTTATGGGATTTTCTTCTGATTATGATAATACAATTACCGGCGTTATGCTGATTACGATTGTGGTTCTGGACGCCCTTATGCAGAGAAATGCGGCGGAGCGGATCAGACGGGAGCGTCTGAAAGCCAGAGCGGCAAATGTATCGGGAAATAAAGGAGGTGAACAGGCATGAAGGCGAAGAAATTTTTAAGCTGGGAAATGTTTCTTCTGATTATTCTGATTCTGGAATTTGTCATATTTGGAGCAAAGAATCCCAAGTTTTTGATGCCGAGAGTGTTGTTTGCCAGTGTAAATGACTTTATTGCCATATGTTTTATTGCACTGTTCGTAACTTTTGTTATGATTACCGGAGGAATTGATATTCAGGCAGCTTCCATTGTAGGCCTTACTTCTATTATTATTGGTGTGGGCTGGCAGGACGGAGGCATGAATATCTGGGTGGCGTCCATTCTTGCCATTGTGGCAGCGGCAGTTTGCGGAGCCCTTTCCGGATTCTTTATCGCCTACTGCGGCGTGCAGGCCATGGTGGTCACGCTGGGCGGAAGTTTCCTGTATGCAGGTTTTGCATTGCTGGTATCCAATTTCTCCGCTTCGGAGGCTTATCAGGGAATCAGCGGATTTCCCGACAGTTTTAAAATTATTTCCAAGTTCAAGCTGTTTGGCGTAATACCCAGCCAGCTCCTGGTATTTATTGTATTGATTATTATCGCCTATATTCTGCTTCACAGGACGAAATACGGGAGAAGTATTTTCCTGGTGGGTATCAATCAGGAAGCGGCGGAATATTCCGGTATCAATACAAGGCTTGTAATTTTAAGTACCTATGTATTGTCAGCAGTCAGCGCGGCTCTGGCGGGAATTATGCTTACTTCCTATCTGGGAACTGCCAAGAGCGATCTGGGTGCGAACCTGACGCTGAATATCATTACCGCAGTGGTGCTGGGCGGCACCCTCAGTACAGGCGGAAAGGGAAGCGTAATTGGAACTGCTCTGGCCGCACTGGTTATCGGTATTTTAAGATTTGGCCTTTCCCTCTGTTTCCGGGTGAATACCCAATACCTGGATATCCCGGTGGGCGTTCTGCTTCTTGTGGTGGTGATTGGCCGGGCCATTGTATCCAGACCGGAGACAGCAGCATTTTTCAAAAAGCTGAAGAAGGAATCATAAGTTTATTCATGGCATAAGCCATTGAATATAGTATAAAAAAGGAGGAAAAAGCAATGAAAATGAAAAAAGTTTTGTCACTCGTACTTGCATTATCCCTGGCTCTTTCACTGACAGCCTGCGGTGGAAATAATGCAGACACTTCCACTCCCGCAAAAGAGGATTCCAACACAGAAGCGGATGATTCAGCAAAAGATGATGTGGAAGAAAAGGAAACTCCGGAAGACAGCGCTGACGACGGCGAAGCAGCAGATGACACATCTTCTGCAGGCGGCGCAGATGTTTCCGGTAAAACCGTTGTATTTATTCCGAAGGTAACCGGTAATGCGTTCTTTGAAGCAGCAAATGACGGTGCTCAGAAGTATGCAAAAGACTGGGGCTTCACTGTTGAATACGAAGGAAGCGCAACAGCAGGCGCAGCAGAGCAGGTAGAAGTAATTAACAAAGCAGTAGCAAGCGGCGCAGACGCAATCTGCATTTCCACCGTAGATGCAGCAGGCGTAAGAGATGCATTGCTGGAAGCAAAAGACGCAGGCGTTGCTGTATGTACCTGGGACTCTGACGCAGAAGCAGACGCACGTGCGCTGATGGTATCTCAGGGTACTCCTGAAATCCTCGGACAGATGCTGGTAGACATGTCCGTAGACGCTTTGAAGAAACGCGGCGTTGACCCGGAAAAAGACGAAGTAAACTATGTATGGCATTATTCACAGGCAACTGTTACAGACCAGAACTCCTGGCAGGTAGCAGGCGAAGCTATTATCGCAGAGAAATATCCCAACTGGAAAAAGGTTGCTGACAACTATTATTCCAATCAGGATGCAGAACAGGCTGTTACCACAGGTGCGGCAATTCTGGACGCTTATCCGGACATTGATCTGATTATCTGTAATGACTCCACAGCACTTCCGGGCCAGTTAAAAGCAGCTCAGAACAAAGGCATTACAAAAGACGATATGACCATTACCGGTTTTGCAACTCCTCAGGCTATCAAAGAATACTGCGATGCAGGCGTTCTGTATGAGTGGGGTCTGTGGGACTGCGGAATCCAGGGTGCTCTTGGATGTTATCTTGCAGCTTACATAGCAGCAGGCAATGACGTGGCAGTTGGCGATAAGATTGATGTACCTGGAATCGGCGAAGTTGAAGTTATGGCAAATGACTGCCTGAACGAAGGCGACACAACAGCCGACAAGAACAACGGTGTTGTTCTTCTTCCGGAACGTGTAATCTTTGATGAAACCAATGTAAATGACTATAACTTCTAAAACAAAGTGAAGTAGTTGCAGCAGGAAAGGTATTGAAACTGCTGCAGGTGATTTGGAGAGCAGCCACCGTTTCATATGTAAACAGTGGTTGCTTTCTGTAAAAAGACAGGAGGCTGAATAAAAATGGCAGATGTAGATGGCTTAAAAGTAGCGAAAGATTATAAAGTTTCCGTACCTTTTGCAAATCAGGGAAATTTCCATGTAAAGGGTGCCAACAACCTGGACTGGGGCATGAAAAAGCACCTTTCCAATATTTTTGACCCGGAAAGCGGCAATACGGTAATGTTTG is from Lachnospiraceae bacterium JLR.KK002 and encodes:
- a CDS encoding ABC transporter permease, producing the protein MKYIKKLTKAREFSSLLFLIVLFAIVGCININFLAPSSIAACFNDSVVFTLLAVGMAFAIFIGEIDVSVGANLGFTASVVGSLLRDGYNWMFCFAVGILIGAAIGLINGFGVAVLKIPSLIFTLGTNGILRGLIYVYTNGAWVENLPAPFTAFAAKPLLANLTVFYTVTILAVIVIHILLTRTKKGKYFIAVGDNEGGALLVGIPTTRTKITAYVLCGVFAAVASILYASRIGFITAIAGNGYEMKAIAACVIGGISLSGGLGSVIGASIGAVIMSSVSRILVFMGFSSDYDNTITGVMLITIVVLDALMQRNAAERIRRERLKARAANVSGNKGGEQA
- a CDS encoding ABC transporter permease, translating into MKAKKFLSWEMFLLIILILEFVIFGAKNPKFLMPRVLFASVNDFIAICFIALFVTFVMITGGIDIQAASIVGLTSIIIGVGWQDGGMNIWVASILAIVAAAVCGALSGFFIAYCGVQAMVVTLGGSFLYAGFALLVSNFSASEAYQGISGFPDSFKIISKFKLFGVIPSQLLVFIVLIIIAYILLHRTKYGRSIFLVGINQEAAEYSGINTRLVILSTYVLSAVSAALAGIMLTSYLGTAKSDLGANLTLNIITAVVLGGTLSTGGKGSVIGTALAALVIGILRFGLSLCFRVNTQYLDIPVGVLLLVVVIGRAIVSRPETAAFFKKLKKES
- the clpX gene encoding ATP-dependent Clp protease ATP-binding subunit ClpX; this translates as MKDKFDDTDFREVVSDSGETEEYTKLEPADSGDVKEGASETDSSDSASETGSPDSVSETGSPDSEYEDICYICHRPESKAGKMIKIPNEICICADCMQKTFDSMNHGGFPLGDMSSFGNMPNISMINLSDLQNMGMNMMPRSQKLKKKKKKEEKKEKPVLDIKSIPAPHRIKASLDEYVVGQEHAKKVMSVAVYNHYKRVGCDNLDGVEIEKSNMLMVGPTGSGKTYMVKTLAKLLDVPLAIADATSLTEAGYIGDDIESVVSKLLAAADNDVEKAEHGIIFIDEIDKIAKKKNTHQRDVSGESVQQGMLKLLEGAEIEVPVGANSKNAMVPLATVNTKNILFICGGAFPDLEDIIKERLNKQSAMGFHADLKDKYDKEENLLHRVEVEDIRKYGMIPEFLGRLPIIFALDALTEDMLVRILTEPKNAIVKQYQKLLAMDEVKLEFEEEALRSIAGKARKKDVGARALRAIIEEFMLDIMYEIPKDDNIGVVTITRDYVENTGGPVISMRGCLNIPEKRHIHM
- a CDS encoding S8 family peptidase; translation: MDCEEAVYSNDYYDFIMEYELRMRGMPAGECIQRITDAYDAAYIPRNTNPPLNIQNYDYTSIPKCYTLMDESALEASGILRIQNQPTLSLKGQGVLIGFLDTGIDYENPVFRNSDGSTRIAAVWDQTDRSGTRPEGFLYGSEYQDNQINEALQAANPREVVPMTDPEGHGTFLASIAAGSPVPEEEFTGAAPYARIVMVKLKPAKEYLREFYFIPEDAQAFQENDIMAGIAYLDQLAAKRHMPLVICFGLGTNMGSHTGASPLSSVLNHVSLRNGRMAVTATGNEGNERHHYLGEMENGQMYQNVEISVGEGVDGFVAELWARAPQRFVVEIISPTGERMPSEYILSGGREYDFLFENTSVTVDYRITGILDGAQIIYMRFAHPSQGLWNIRVLPEVEMASIFHMWLPMRELLSGDVFFVRSNPDTTLTVSATTIVPISVGAYDARDNSIYLKSGRGFTSNGWVKPDFVAPGVGVLGAGLRNQFVTRDGTSVAAAITSGAVALMLEWGIVRGNYSTITSLEMKNVLIRGATRDSKRTYPDQAFGWGLLNLYQAFEDFRIR
- a CDS encoding sugar-binding transcriptional regulator, whose translation is MYDAITDFEENLMMKTAWYYYMENMTQQAIADQMGISRMRVIRLLEKARQTGIVQFRISSALDRRHELETRLMETYHLKDCYIVPTNPDDSAVNDTIAKAASIYIANHVSDNCYINFGYGDTSSRTIEYLARNLEMSASFVSLTGGVGYYLPNSETNIFNAKLYLIPAPLIMSSREMAQAMREESSVKEVTNMINLASMTIVGIGAMDQRATILKSSILSHNDFLLLDMKGAVGDLICHFIDKNGCLVDTDIDSRLVSVPLSTLNRLENVIGVSAGKHKVAAITAALKGGYLDILITDESTAALLCQGQTPRQNH
- the lsrK gene encoding autoinducer-2 kinase, which codes for MGKYLMALDAGTGSVRAVLFDLDGNQLGVSQQEWEHREDPRFPGSMDFDWVHNWELARGCIQNVLAETGADPGEIAAISTTCMREGILLYDKDYNELWACANVDARSDDEVVELIQKSPELEKEIYRVSGQTYALGALPRILWVKNKMPEIYEKTAYVGMFNDWLILKLTGVMSIEPSNGSTTGIFDLATRDWDTSIMEKCGLKTDIFPQVYESGTVVGSVSEEAAALTGLAPGTPVVAGGGDAQLGCIGVGLVAPGQGAVFGGSFWQFEYNTSVAKTDEKCRVRVNCHALPNLWQYEALAFYPGLIMRWYRDSFCQPEKKLAEETGRDTYDLMNEEAAKIPAGCYGMFCAFSDVMNYISWKHAAPTFTNFALDPDKFNRYTFYRAIMENSALVTRGNVELVASVTGEYPKEIIFASGASKSPLWCQIVSDVLNIPVHVPKVKEATALGAAILAGKGVGIYTDIEETVHKVVKIEKTYQPDPENAGVYAELYKDWRKVYQAQLDLADQNLTRNMWSAPGV
- a CDS encoding cupin domain-containing protein, with translation MFIIDEKDREYRFGDSGPKYLMKGPRSNFAVVQFQPGQDFKAHYHNIMEENFYILEGKIDIEVDGATHTLSQGQMMHIEPKEVHYVINRYDKTVKMISTLAPFQESDKVEVD
- a CDS encoding substrate-binding domain-containing protein → MKMKKVLSLVLALSLALSLTACGGNNADTSTPAKEDSNTEADDSAKDDVEEKETPEDSADDGEAADDTSSAGGADVSGKTVVFIPKVTGNAFFEAANDGAQKYAKDWGFTVEYEGSATAGAAEQVEVINKAVASGADAICISTVDAAGVRDALLEAKDAGVAVCTWDSDAEADARALMVSQGTPEILGQMLVDMSVDALKKRGVDPEKDEVNYVWHYSQATVTDQNSWQVAGEAIIAEKYPNWKKVADNYYSNQDAEQAVTTGAAILDAYPDIDLIICNDSTALPGQLKAAQNKGITKDDMTITGFATPQAIKEYCDAGVLYEWGLWDCGIQGALGCYLAAYIAAGNDVAVGDKIDVPGIGEVEVMANDCLNEGDTTADKNNGVVLLPERVIFDETNVNDYNF
- a CDS encoding sugar ABC transporter ATP-binding protein, with amino-acid sequence MQNAETSGEKNVLLSIQNIHKSFGLNQVLKGINMKLREGEVLSLIGGNGAGKSTLMKIIMGIYQPDEGCIYMKGSQVHLTKPSVALANGIYMVPQEPMLFPNMTVEQNIIIGFEEKPAELRKRLIAQMEEVGWKMDLNRKASSLSIAEQQLVEILRGLLRQARILILDEPTSALTFDEAESLFKCVNDLRSRGIGIIYITHRLAEVFEISTSVAIMRDGIITLSGKVSEFTKEALVKGLLPADSEKEKEEAEETGHEIDYKNQNPVLELRDFSGYGFNNISLKLYPGEILGVAGVVGAGRTELATTIFGMDEVLGGKVILDGKDITGLSTRKVLEAGLNYVPEDRHLHGLFKIADVARNTTSALLSEKSMGRFLLNRKKEKEVTQKYIDDFRIKVTGQTQLAGSLSGGNQQKIVIGRSLSTGPKVVILDEPTRGIDAGARGDVYSIIHHLRKQGVSVLLISSDMEELVELSDRVVSVFQGRINAEFRKADINQDNLMAAAFDVKTEKGVGA